In a single window of the Antennarius striatus isolate MH-2024 chromosome 3, ASM4005453v1, whole genome shotgun sequence genome:
- the LOC137592706 gene encoding surfeit locus protein 4-like: protein MGDGGLMKQAEDVADQFLQHTKRYLPHVARLCLVSTFLEDGIWIMFQWDNQSSYIATSWECWRILSDVFLLINVVVQLGSCVLILSRNFVQFACYSLFGLLVLQTLVYSILSTPVFLMRDLALGGCLLLLLAECHVENRSVFAGVPSSGQSSPKTVLQLWGRVLLVLMFMSLLHFDLSLSSVVKNLVGSALILLVVVGFKTKLAVLTMVVWLLFINFTFHAFWSNSSDSSMYDQLKFDFFQTVSVIGGLLLVVVLGPGEMSIDEKKEW, encoded by the exons ATGGGAGACGGAGGCTTGATGAAACAGGCGGAGGATGTGGCGGACCAG TTCCTGCAGCATACCAAACGCTACCTCCCCCACGTGGCGCGGCTCTGCCTGGTCAGCACCTTCCTGGAGGATGGAATCTGGATAATGTTCCAGTGGGACAACCAGAGCAGCTACATCGCCACCAGCTGGGAGTGCTGGCGAATCCTCTCCGACGTCTTCCTCCTGATCAACGTGGTGGTCCAGCTGG gcAGCTGTGTCTTGATTCTCAGTAGAAACTTTGTTCAGTTCGCCTGCTACTCTCTGTTCGGCCTCCTCGTCCTGCAG ACTCTGGTCTACAGCATCCTGTCCACCCCCGTCTTCCTGATGAG agACCTGGCGTTGGGCGGatgtctgctcctcctcctggctgAGTGTCACGTGGAGAATCGCAGCGTGTTCGCAGGAGTTCCTTCTTCTGGTCAGAGTTCTCCAAAGACCGTCCTGCAGCTCTGGGGTCGGGTTCTCCTCGTCCTCATGTTTATGTCGCTGCTGCACTTTGACCTCAGCTTGTCCAGT GTGGTGAAGAACCTGGTGGGCTCGGCCCTCATCCTGCTGGTTGTGGTGGGCTTCAAGACGAAGCTGGCGGTGCTGACGATGGTCGTCTGGCTCCTCTTCATCAACTTCACCTTCCACGCCTTCTGGAGCAATTCGTCAGATTCGTCGATGTACGACCAGCTCAAGTTCGACTTCTTCCAGACCGTGTCGGTGATCGGGGGCCTCCTGCTGGTGGTGGTCCTGGGGCCCGGCGAGATGTCCATCGATGAGAAGAAGGAGTGGTGA
- the ciz1b gene encoding cdkn1a interacting zinc finger protein 1b translates to METKRPRFDGMDEAAAQANRERVPGSCGQPGSESYSRGGFNRLPPPDQQGSAVHSDDSRTAELQSVASLKVTIQRSSESREFGQTDRKTDRQTGEPHCHVCSITCRSLQAFQEHMSGSDHLRKLKGITQSVCISAHTQDRGRQPETQRWCDTCQTHFSGDVIIHRRTKQHKECKRLCRPFCPVCKRHFRTPRKFVEHMKSDEHKQQVQLEEAQEEELITVDAVGCFEEEEEDEEIEVVDEEEEADVAAEEVLETADTLETHKEEDDPHTACGSSFVLPVSGFLCRLCKKFFYREMTARHTHCRTRTHVNNLQVYRAAQKRQREEVEHTSAIT, encoded by the exons AGGAAGTGAGAGCTACTCCAGAGGAG GTTTTAACagacttcctcctccagaccagcagGGGTCAGCAGTGCACAGTGACGACAGCAGAACAGCTGAG ctgcaGAGCGTGGCGTCTCTGAAGGTCACCATCCAGCGGAGCAGCGAGAGCCGAGAGTTTGGACAGACAGACCGGaaaactgacagacagacaggggaaCCCCACTGTCACGTCTGTAGTATCACCTGTCGCTCTCTTCAG gcgTTTCAGGAGCACATGTCAGGATCGGATCACCTGAGGAAACTGAAGGGCATCACACAGTCGGTCTGCatcagcgcacacacacaggacag GGGGCGTCAACCAGAGACGCAGCGCTGGTGTGACACCTGCCAGACTCACTtcagtggtgatgtcatcatccatcgACGGACGAAGCAGCACAAG GAGTGTAAGCGGCTGTGTCGTCCCTTCTGTCCGGTGTGTAAACGCCACTTCAGGACGCCCAGGAAGTTTGTGGAGCACATGAAGTCTGACGAGCACAAGCAGCAG GTGCAACTGGAGGAGGCTCAGGAGGAGGAACTGATCACCGTCGACGCTGTCGGCTGctttgaggaagaggaggaggatgaagagataGAGGTAGTtgacgaggaagaagaggcagaCGTAGCAGCAGAAGAAGTGTTGGAG ACGGCGGACACACTGGAAACACACAAGGAAGAAGATGACCCCCACACTGCATGTG GAAGTAGTTTTGTGCTTCCTGTTTCTGGCTTCCTGTGTCGACTATGTAAAAAGTTCTTCTACAGAGAGATGACGGCAagacacacacattgcagaacacgcacacacgtcaACAACCTGCAG gtTTACAGAGCTGCTcagaagagacaaagagaggaggTTGAGCACACATCTGCTATTACCTGA